Below is a window of Anomaloglossus baeobatrachus isolate aAnoBae1 chromosome 8, aAnoBae1.hap1, whole genome shotgun sequence DNA.
tccagcagctcctttgtcatctggagcacggtgggccccgactggcgattaggatatataccccctggtcctaatctgccggtccccccgtaacagtaagactgcgccagggtctggctggcatggcggagatggagcagctacgtcagttcatgctgcagcttgatgccagagtgaggtctctggagaagtctgctcttgctgctgatatggatgatgtggtggctcaagcggctgcaatggtgtcagtcaccaagcctcctccaaccctccctcacctctcgctgcccaacaagtttacggggaacagcaaggcatgtaggggattcgtgaaccagtgctcagtccatctagagctgttggctgcacggtttcctacagagaggtcgaaggtggggtttatcatctccttgctctctgatagagcactggagtgggctacaccattgtgggagaggaatgaccccgtagtacaggactctaaggagtttttggagtccttgcgacaagtgttcctggggcctcaggtcactcacgactcggccctacagctactgactttggagcaggggcgtacctcctcaagtcaatatgctgtgagtttcaggacacttgctgcagaactggggtggtcagagaggactctcattccactgttctggaggggattagcctcccacgtgaaggacgcattagcgtcgcgtgaggtaccaactacccttgagggcctcatgactctggctacccgcattgacctgcggacctccgaacgtcagctggagcgcaggtcagagggtcgttaagccactgtagtggtctctcctacgtcacctcccttagaggacatctctgtccctatggacatcgctagggttggtgttgctaggtcttcgagtcgcaagggcatttcctgtttcgcttgtgggcagtatggtcattatgccaaccgttgcccaaagcgtcagggtaagcgaccgcgattggtgaccatagctgaaggtagactggactctgtgtcatccattagggtgacgtttcccgcgtccatttcctttaaggggtcaacatggtccacaagggcaagtgtggacacaggtgctggggatagtttcatctcctcctcctttgcccggcggcatgccatcccactggtgcaaatgccaaggccagtgagagtccgtgtattggatgggtccttgttgcccaaggtaattcaccagcggacagtgcccattacccttgccatgtcatctgggcatagggagaccatttcatttctggttctccctaagggtgcagatgatgttctgctgggtattccttggttgaagcaacattcctcacatatcgactggtcgtctggggtgattacgcggtggagcgagtcttgttgctcccactgcatgtctccatcttccgcccgtcgcccagtggtatctgtggcgactatagaccattcgagtgggagggccgctagaggggggggtactgttacgaaccggtgccgccatagccgcaagcagcctgctgcggttcctgttgcacccaggcgccggctgccgttcttggccgtgcctcgggtcatccagttggctgttccttccaccacgtctaagtgtggagaggcggctagtgcgcatgcgtgcgccgatttaccccagccagagtttaagcccggtgttttgcctagtgagcatgctcagcctgattgtgttatgtctgagactaagtcctcagttcaggctactgagcatgcccccacaattaaccctaacagcctctttgcacaggtacttggacttcgtgctgtgtctaagttctgggatgtgcctactgagcatgctcaaactgatagtctgctttctgagcctgttgctcaggctactgggcatgctcaggcacttagtgcaccagaggctaggtccggtaaggacctcactgagcatgtccgtgaggtggcaggccctgatagggcagagggtgtcaggtgtcctgatgacgtggcaactccggactggctcgcagaggcccacccctatgatctggcacctcagtattggtcgtcagacgatgactggtgaagtgtttggggcgtggctgccatgaggtcatcaatgacgtggcggttccggataggtcgcatgtgacgtcactgatgacatggcactctgctattggaccttggtggttccaccctgggtttggggcggacccaggttataaaaggggctggagacaacatggaggtgcgcagtcttcacttttgctcagtcagagcacacctccatgttagagcctcattgcggcataagcctatgttgggaagcggtaggtagggctaggcgaacggtgcctgtcacgccaagattcgtggctcggcacatcagggtcaggcgccgtgcttccctcctgccgttccagtcttgctatagcagcccagtggcgttaactgggctgcggctgctgtgcttcctgtccgattgtgccccctacgcacacggacaacgcacctgttgcgccacctgtccgattgtgcctcctacgcacacggacaacgcacctgctgcgccacctgtccgattgtgccccctacgcacacggacaacgcacctgctgcgccacctgtccggttgtgccccctacgcgcacggacagcgtaccccaggacccctgtggagttaacagggtgttccttatcctcctcggcttcccggtcaatgctactggtgtacccatctggcctgacgtgtcctacacacacgtggccagtcgagagggggccagaaacgctaatcggaggaccgctcggcctgacgtgtcctacacacgtggccgacagggcgctttcgtggcggtcttccggtcaacgctacctggttaccacctggcctgacgtgtttcctgcacacgtggttggtgtagcgctaggtgcaccaaaacgctaatcgggttgtcgtccggtctgacgtgtcccaacacacgtgactggttcccagagttcctgggttatctcagagccatccagctctatagtctccgcctaaccctcaggtgccagcagctcctttgtcatctggagcacggtgggccccgactggcgattaggatatataccccctggtcctaatctgccggtccccccgtaacactatcatcctatgtgcctttactgtccactttcaccgccctgtcccccctccatcaccactcatccacattagtccctctctcctctcctctcctatgtacagttcccaggcccttttcacctatctgattaacctcaatccttcatgctccagggtatcacacaaaaacacgtccaaaaaccatctgacccttctccttctactcctacttctatcaggtgatatctctcctaatcccggtccaccccatgctaactttaccccctcccccacctcccatagaaaccctgataatattattaacattccctgtacaccctcacttccctcttttaattgtgctctatggaatccacggtctgtatgtaacaagcttccttacatccacaacctctttctcaattacTCTCTTAACCtgctaggcctaactgaaacctggattcaggattctgatactacttcccctgctgccatctctcatggtggtttacactttacccattcaccaagacctggaaacagacatggtggtggagtaggcttactactgacccacagtgcactttccagatcatccccccagctccattactctcattcccatcctttgaggttcacaccattaggctcttccatccccttcccctcagagtagctgtcatataccgtcccccaggctcacccacccagttccttgaccacttttcagcctggctgccacacttcatgtcctctgaattgccaaccctgatcctaggagactttaacatccccatgaacagcccctcctcccattctgcatcccagcttctatctctcaccacctcccttggcctctcacaactctcatcctcagagacacatgaagatggtaacacccttgacctggtctttttccgcctctgctcaatctctcactttgacaactcacctcttcccctctctgaccacaacatcctctccttcaagctcacaaaccctcgtccgccccagcacactcccacctatcacacattcagaaacctacaggccattgactctcaaacacttacagactctctacacttatcactatcccctatctcctcactttcatgccctaatctggctgtaaagcactacaatgacacactcagaagcaccctggaccaagtagcaccactcaccctcagaacctccaaacaccgagtaaaacaaccttggctcacatcacaaactcgatttctccagcgatgctctaggagtgccgagcgcctatggaggaaatcccgcacaccagaaaacttcatcctctacaagttcatgttaaggacctacaactcttcccttcacctcgccaaacagacctacttcaccacccttatctcctcactagccaacaatccaaaaaagctctttgacaccttacactccctcctcagtcccaaagcacagacccctatcacagaccttcatgctgatgacctggcctcgtatttcacagagaaaatagaaaacatccgccaagagatcagctcccagtcaccaagcgttgtgaatcccatccctcgccacatcccatccagctcactttccacatttgacccagtcacagaggaggaagtctccaggctcctcgcttcttctcgtcctaccacttgctctactgatcccttcccctcacgcctactccagacactctctccggttctcaccactcacctaactaaaatcttcaatctctctctctcttctggtatcttcccttcctccctcaaacactctattattactccattattaaaaaaaccttcccttgatccgtcctgcacaagcaactacagaccagtctccaatctctccttcatctctaaactcttgtagcgcctggtctactctcgtctcacccgctacctctcctctcactctcttctagatcctttacagtctggcttccgccctttacactcaacagaaactgcccttgtcaaagtgaccaatgacctattgacagcaaaacgtaacagtgaccactcgctgcttattcttcttgacctttctgcagccttcgacactgttgaccaccatctccttctctctatgctccattctattggcctaaaggacactgtgctttcctggttctcttcctatctttctggccgctcgttcagtgtatcatttgctggctccacatcttctcctctccctctcactgttggggtccgtcaaggttcagtccttggccctcttctgttctccctctacactgccccaattggacagaccatcagcagatttggctttcagtaccatctttatgctgatgacacacagctatacacctcattccctgagctcacccccgctgtactacagaacacaagtgactgcctgactgcagtttgcaacatcatgtctgctctctatctgaaacttaacctttccaaaactgaacttctgcttttccctccatctcccaaccttcctaaacctgacatctccctctctgtgtgtggcacaacgataagtcctaggccgcaagcccgctgcctgggggttatacttgacactgatctctccttcacctcccacatacaatctcttgcccgcacctgccgcttgcacctcaagaacatcgctagaatccgcccctttctcacaatggaaacgacaaaaaccctcaccgtggccctgatccactctcgccttgactactgtaactctctattaattggtctccccctaactagactctcccctctacagtccatccttaatgcagcagccagggtcacctatctggctaaccgctactcggatgcctctgctctgtgccagtcattgcactggctgcccatatatcacaggatccaattcaaactgcttgttctcacccacaaatctctccacagtgcggcacccccctacatttccaccctcctctctgtctatcatcccacccgttctctacgctctgcaaatgactttcgactaacatccacactaattcgaacctcccactcccgaatccaagacttcttccgagctgcaccaaacctctggaacgctctaccccaagaagttaggacaaatcacaacttactcagcttcagacgctccctaaaaacgcatctttttagggtggcctatcacactccctagccaaactaatttcacctaatccctctacaacttctcagaacataaccccacgtcaaactccatggcacccaaatgcatctcaaggctttggccaactggtccaggaagccatcatctatcccccatgagctggctggattgtcattttaaataaacacttgtaccttgcccctccccccatctcattgtagattgtaagctctcacgagcagggttgccatttttccttttaaatattgtatcctctataattgttacttgtttgtatatgtttatgtatatgatatgtatatgttcctcctgaattgtaaagcgctgcggaatatgttggcgctatagaaataaagattattattattattattattacaggagATTTTGACCCACAAAGTCCCACCCCGATGCTCAAGCCCTTCCGCAATGACATAATTTTGGAACCTTTGAACACTGATTACTCGGCAAGCCAGCCTTGGATTTCTTATCTAAAGGTATGCTTTAATCAGTATCATGGCGTCATTAGGGCACTGTTACTAGTTTATAGTGCAAAAAACTGCTGATAGGTTCCTTTTAATTGTGCACAAAGTGATGATCTTACATGTCATAATTGTGTACTTGTAACTGCTAGCCATCGCAGTGAAATCACAATCATGGATGGCAACTAGCGTCAAACAAtaaaatagaagtggactcccgcgctGTCATAAGGACGCAATCAGCAGTGCTGGTTAATTCGTGATTTTTATTATTACACGTTTCAGAGATCATGTCTCTTTCATGTGTGTTTTATCTGAAGAAGGAGAtgcgatctctgaaacgcgtaatacTAAAAatcacaaattaaactgcacagctGACTGCTTCCTTATGACAGCGccgggagtccacttctatttgatcGTTTGATGCTAACCTCCTCGTGGTGTCTGCTGCAGCCATAACTTATACACCTTCAACAGCAGTTGTGACTAATTCACAACTGTATCAGGTGAGCCCATCTGATGTTCTCTGTAACGTTCTCTCAACGTTCATACCCtattagcgccttttgtcttttcagtgtCTTTATGTGGATGGCAACTAGTAATACATCCATGGAAGAAGAAAACAAGAATTTAAAGTTTTTGTGATGTTTTATAAAGCTCGAGTAGCTTGGACAGATTAATATGATTATTTTACAGTTTATAATGACTGATGATAGTGTATTCATATTGCTACTCTAAACTGTAGACAACTTAAATTTACAATCTTTATGATGTATTATGGTTTTCCACAAAAGCTGTCTATAGACATCCAGATCCTGTGGCCACGTGAAGACCAGCTTCTCCTGGGCTCTCAGTTCCCTCAacacctgcctgctgctcacctgcAGCTCCTCCGGCAGCGTAAGGGTGTCTCCAGCTATCCTGGTCTGAATTCCACATTTATGGAACGATACCTTATATGTAGCTGGACAAAGTCTACGAGTTTCAGCTCACACAAATAAGAATTGTTAAATAGGGGGCAGTCTGCTGATTGTGGACAGGTTTACTTAAAGTTTAAGTAATGTTTAAGTCTTTCAATTCAGTATATTGAGACTAAAATCTAACCATTCAGTATATTGAATATATCGAGACGTTGTCTACTCACAGGCTTCAATCCACAACAGAACCTCTGGGCGACCCAGATAGACACACAACACAGTATCCTACATCAAGCTATTTTTCAAAGCTGATTATCTCACGCCACTCATGTAGGGTTATGTAAGCCAAGAAGGAAGGTAACAACACAACACATGTATTTTAGAAGTCTTTTGTCATTGTATACTATTGTGCATGCACAGACGTCTGCAGGTTACGTATTTGCCCAATAATAACACATACAgtaatatacatatactgtacctgGTAAAAGGTTTCTGCAGGATTTCTGTAGTCTACCTGCAGAATGTTACCAAGAAATGGAAGACCTCTCGGACCTGGAGGAAAGTGTGATCCATTCTTCCTACTCTTCATAAAGTCCAAGATGAAAAGGCAAACAATGAATGTAATGCCCAATAAAAATACATTGGAAAACAATAGGGAGATAAACTCCGCCATCCCCTCTCTGTGCTACGTCTAAATCCTACTAGTATTCGCTCACAAAGCTTGTACAAAAGTATATATTACTTCTTCATATGGAATCAAGGAAGTCTGTATCTACTGTGCAGTAATATACAGTAAACAGCTCCTCTGGATAGCTGCCAAAGGACGCAGATTGACCCAGCATTCCTGAGCCAAAAGAGGTTGGGTCTATGCAAACCACAGCATAAAGTGGGCAATCCAGGGCGGGCAGGGGTGTTCTGTAGTTTGTGTTCACAGAATGGCCAGGGGTGGAGCTGGCAACTATTGTATTGTAAACTCTCACAGATTCACTTACATGGATAGAGCACAGAGAAAGATATGTGCTCAGTCCACAGCAGAAATACACAGTGCAAGCACTGACAAACTccatgacgtatctaaaagggataattgggtctccaatGTACAAGACACCTcttgggtatgtgcacacgttgcttttttttccgcgcggaaaaaaacgcaccctctggcagaggggagaattgtaaacaatgctttttgagaaacaacgcatcgaaaacgcatgcgtttttcatgcgtttttcatgcgtttttcatgcgtttttttaggtgcgttttttagactagtcagtgttaataaagttggttgaacacagacctttgggaaaaaaaacctgtgatgtcatttccttcttctccacattctctaCATTCTCCATTGTGGAAAGAGAGTGATCTTGGCTGTTATAAAAAATGCCACAAACCACAGGACAGATACGTCTACGCAGGGCCCAACGAAGTCGGCTGCTTATTCTACTGTTATTACTTTGTCGTCGTAGACGCCAGGTAATTTTTTGCCCAAAATTGTATAACGTTTCTGTTTTCTTTATTGTTCTCTATTAACCAATACGATATGTTGCAGGCAATGACCAAAAGGATGTGGGTGCATCCTCTCGTTATGGCACGTGAGGAGAAAGGCCATTTCACCTTACTTTACAGCGATTTAAGGCGGTGAGCAAAACCTAGTCTTTTTATTTTGCTACATATGTATATCTTTATGTAATACCATATTTCTATATGGGTCTCTATAggttattttcctttttttgttgacATATACTATCTGGATCTAAGGGCCTGTGCGCACTtaacggtttttgccgcggatttcctgcggttttgctgcatgtttcgctgcatgttatgttcataacatctctgcagtgaatcaccagcaaaacctatgtgaaaaaaaaaaatgctgtgcgccctATGCAGAATTTGATAGCTGCATGTTTTGCAACGGGATTCCCGCTactaaaacaattgcatgtcacttcttttacgcATGTCGCTGtgtgatttcactccattgactgcaatgtaatcgtgaaatcccgcagggaataatgcaggcagcaaattctgttagTTCATTGCATTTTCATGCGTAATTCActacggtatttcgcggtttacctgcggtactgTACATTGCTGCCCTAcgatttgcagggaagtgatgttattatgacaggaagaggaagcggagcagggagtaaacacacagatcacagacccaggcatagaacacacacacaccattcacaaacagacatatagaatacacatacaaatcaaacggacaaatttaataaaaaaaaaaaaacgtgtgctccGCCTTTTTTTACCGTACagccaggtaaacacacagcggtggcccggtattctcaggctgtggagggcgGGGGGCaaggttaatgccccccctcctcctgcagccaagaatatcagctgcagctgccccgggactgtcgcatccattatgcagcagtaccggagtgtccccggctcttcctgttgccgtgatgcagtggcaatcagggtaatataagtagTTAATGGCTGCGCATCGCCGCAACCAAGTCCAGGCTTgaacatggcagcgtctatgtgacagctgacatgatcaacccgaaagtaaagtgaataaacacacacaccgaaaaatactttattttaaataacacACAAAAAAGTGTTTGTTTGAGCTCTGTAATCTCTGCTTCTGGTTGTTACTGCCcaggttttttttctaattattattattttattttttttaaaaaagctatcCAGACAAATTCATTTCTTTTTGTCGGCTACCCATCCACGCTTTTGATCGGCTACTATCAATGGTCAAAACTGAGCTAACATATAAGGACAGTGTGATGCGACAATCTATCTCTGCTGAGGAAaggctgctcatcaccttgcggtaagtTGTAATGTACTATATACAAAACACTGTTTTTTGTTGATTGTGTGTCTGCTACAGGAATCTGCACCCTTGCATGTTTATTCTCGACATTTTGGCCACACTCATGTGACACAGGGAATGACGTAGACTATGCTTTGATTGTAAAAATGTTAACGTCGCACTTAAATTAATTTCACAAAAAACCtggctccattaaagtcaatatagCTGTTACACAATGCAGCCTGCACTTGAGGAGAATGCGCAGCCACCACCTTTTGTATGTAATGTTTTCTTGTCACAACACAGCCAGCAATAAAAGACACAAAGAAatacacacagagatagaaagagagagggagacatcgAAATAGTGGGAGTGAAAACAAAAGAAATGTCACGTTCAACACAGTGTAGTGAACCTACTTGACATGTCTAAACAAAATGGGTGAATTCAATTGCAAAGTATGTAATTTTTGAAAAATGTGAAAAACTGGTTTTAatttcattttcttttcttttccagatttctGGCCACTGGAGAGAGTTTTGCATCCCTGCATCTTCAATTTCGGGTTGGTAAATCTACcatttccaaaattgtgaggtgcacatgcaACGTGATCTGGCAGAAGTTGCAGCCCATAGTGATGCCTTCCCCAACCGAGGAAACTTGGCTACAGGTTGCGGCAGGCTTTCAGACTGTGGCCAACTTCCCCAACTGCATAGGTGCAGTTGATGGCAAACATGTTAGGGTTCAgaagccaccgcgatcaggatcacatttttttaattacaaaaaatatttttctgtggtcctcatggcggtggctgatgcCCATTACAACTTTGTGGCCATTGATGttggtgcttatggcagtacgggagattctcgggtgttgagaacatcacagattggactgCAAATTCTTCGAGATTGCGGAACACTCCCAGCCCCTCAACCTTTGccgggctccacagatccagtcccctttgtgatggtatcggatgaggccTTCCCTTTACTAacaaacctgctgcgcccatacccacggagAGGACTGGATGACCGGCGGAGGATTTTTAACTATCGGCTGAGTCGTGCACgtagatatgtggagtgcacctttggaATCATGAGTAGTCAGTGGAGGATCTTTCACACAGCCATCCAGTTACAACCAAGCACGGTTGATGCTGTCATAAAAGCGTGCTGTGTGCTCCACAATTTTGGTCGTCAGTACACCAGTGATGTATTTGAAGAAGCACAGGCACGAAGCTTTATGCCAGTATTAACCGTTTCTGGTCGGCCAAGTAACTCTGGTGTCTCTGTGCGAGATACCTTCACTGACTACTTTATGAGTCCggaaggtgccgtgcactggcaatactccagtgtcggtgttgtgcagcctgatcAGCAGAGAAGACAGGAACCCGCTTGAAAGACAAGATGTTACAAGTTTTTTTCACCAGTCATTAGCATGCTACACTGTGGTCTGACATGTTTGTGTTTTTTGaattaaaaatgtgtttttaaaGAATGTTGTTTTTATATTTAAAACCTTGAATGTTTTCAAAACCTTGCATTTAAATAACACACAGACAGCAAATAGTGTATAACAATATATTTATTAAACTTTTTATTACTAAACAAATAAGTTtgttatttaatgaaataatttaaaGATTAAAAAAATCTCGAGAGAAATACCCGCCCATGGCTTCCGAGCCTTGGGATGGCCCTGAAATCGGGTGGTCAGTAGGGTCAACTGTTGATTGGCTGACATGTTGCAAATATGTGTTGCTAGGTCTCACATGTGAAGCAGGATACTGTTGGAAGGGTGTGGTACAGGTAGCATGTGTGACAGCTGATCGTTGCGGGATAGTGACATTTTGTGGTGGCTGTCTTTTCAAGGTAAACATTTTTTCGACACCACACACTAATTCACCCGCAGTGGGGAACGGCCCTTCTTCCTCAAACCCAGCAAGCAAGCCACAAAAGGCCGTCATACAGGCCGATTGTTTGGCTTTGTTGTTCAGTTGCCTCAAACGCTTGGCCATGCTTGAAGCAAAAGTATCAAACTCATCCTCCGTGGATGTGTTTTTAAGGAATTCCAATGTTTGGGTGGTCAGGGGGTCATTTGGTTTGGTACTAGCCAGTGTtgtggggttttttctttttttggctctCTGGATCTCATGACCACCAGTGCCAGAAATGGGCGCAACTGTAGAAGACCCACTTGTGGTGGGACAGAGAGGGTCTACAATTATTGGCGGCGGCACCACCAATTCTTCTGAGGCATGGCTTGACTGGTCTTCATTGTTGATGGTGCTCTCAAGCGCAGGCTCCTCTGGCTCACCAATATTTCCTTCTGTCCTGTGAATACATAACAAAATGGATGTAATCATGAAtttaccaacttttttttttttttttttttttttttaaacttactggCGTAACACTCTTCCGCTGCACAAGAACTGCAACTCCTCCTGGTATGCAATATGTGTTTTGGAAGGCGAAGCACCACTTTTGTTGCATTCGGAGAGACACTTGAAGAAGCGGTCCTTCACCGATCTCCATCTTTTGCGGATgtcactttctttaa
It encodes the following:
- the LOC142250031 gene encoding uncharacterized protein LOC142250031, giving the protein MAWYNRKKMDVPKLISLVESMPCLWDMASPDYSKKQLRENSWITVCRELYPRWHEADANLQNNIESDIRKRWRSVKDRFFKCLSECNKSGASPSKTHIAYQEELQFLCSGRVLRQTEGNIGEPEEPALESTINNEDQSSHASEELVVPPPIIVDPLCPTTSGSSTVAPISGTGGHEIQRAKKRKNPTTLASTKPNDPLTTQTLEFLKNTSTEDEFDTFASSMAKRLRQLNNKAKQSACMTAFCGLLAGFEEEGPFPTAVSCFTCET